GGTTGACCCCGAGCCCCTGCAGCAGCCGCTTCACGACGTGGCTGAGGCAGCACCCGCGCCTCCCCACCACCAGCACGGGGCTCTCCGCCACGGCCCGCCTCACCTCctccctcgccaccgccggctgCTGTGCAGCCTgcagcctctcctcctccgccgccgccgcgacggcatCGACGACGGCTGCCGCCTCGGCGGTGGCCATCGGCGCGggacgcggccgcggcggccacggccggcTGGCGGCGCTGTACGGGATGGCCTGGTACATTCTCCTTCCTTGGCGTCCTCTTGCTTGCACGACTTCGCTCTCCTTTTTCTTGG
This sequence is a window from Setaria italica strain Yugu1 chromosome III, Setaria_italica_v2.0, whole genome shotgun sequence. Protein-coding genes within it:
- the LOC101774161 gene encoding monothiol glutaredoxin-S9, yielding MYQAIPYSAASRPWPPRPRPAPMATAEAAAVVDAVAAAAEEERLQAAQQPAVAREEVRRAVAESPVLVVGRRGCCLSHVVKRLLQGLGVNPAVHEVAGEAELAGIVAAGDVALPAVFVGGRLLGGLDRLMAVHISGELVPILKEAGALWL